Below is a genomic region from Anoxybacillus flavithermus.
ATCCGAATCACAAACGGTTGCTTCTGTTCGACAAACCGATCGAGGCGTTCAATTTTAAAGTACGCTCGATCTTCGACAAGAACCGTTTGTACGTCTGTGAGCCGCTCTCCCACCGGTCCATCGTGGCGCAACCCTACGGTTTCTACGATGTCGCTCGGCATTTGTTGCTCAGGGGAATACGCGACGTGCATTTTCACTCCGGATCGTTCCCCATGATAGGGTGCCCATGTCAGGCGGTTTTTCCCCACGGTGACGGTCGTGGAGTCTACTATACGCAATGCTTTTGGAAAGCGAAGCGAACGGCGGGTTTGGCGATTGCACTTAGAAACAACCAAAGCAAATAAGCGCTTCATCACCTCGTACGGAACTTCTTTCGCTTTCTTAGAAACCGTCGAGTAATGAAACGTCGGCAATCCGTACATTTTCGCCACATCGGCACCATGACGGAAACTTTTCCATTCGTGAAGTGCCGCCAGCAGAAAAAAATCAACCAACGTGCGCACCGTAAACGTCCGCGAAGTGTCATGGTAGCCAACGGCTTCGGTAATCGACTGGAGATCTTCATCAGAAACAATTTTTTGCATCAAATTTGGGAGTGTGGTATGCTTGTGCATAGAGAGCACCTCCTAGGTTTGTTTGTGTTGTTACTTACATTCTACAGGAAAGGTGCTCTTTTTTCTATGTTTTTTATGGATATTACTGGTTAATCAACACGCCTGAAAACGGAAATGAGTACAAGCCATTTTTTCATATCATTCACCTTTCTATGCATGTAACGAAAGGGCGCCCTTATTGGACACCCGCATGACTTACTGTTTATAT
It encodes:
- a CDS encoding IS4 family transposase; the encoded protein is MHKHTTLPNLMQKIVSDEDLQSITEAVGYHDTSRTFTVRTLVDFFLLAALHEWKSFRHGADVAKMYGLPTFHYSTVSKKAKEVPYEVMKRLFALVVSKCNRQTRRSLRFPKALRIVDSTTVTVGKNRLTWAPYHGERSGVKMHVAYSPEQQMPSDIVETVGLRHDGPVGERLTDVQTVLVEDRAYFKIERLDRFVEQKQPFVIRMKDNVEIHQKKSLKRLSSSSSSIVADFTCRLGTKQCRSKKRHRVVIFQDANEHEIHVVTNVLEASAEKIAEMYQERWTVEVFFRWIKQYLNVPTLFGTNEHAVYNQLFAAFIAYVLLRWLYHRTEKRTTSSLTFLSFVRRFFSGQLPLEWKSEMAAVLFEYARIYGRSMPNFG